From the Psychrobacillus sp. FSL K6-4046 genome, one window contains:
- the purE gene encoding 5-(carboxyamino)imidazole ribonucleotide mutase — protein MNAKIGVIMGSSSDWETMKHSCEILDELHIPYEKQVVSAHRTPDLMFEYAEQARGRGIQVIIAGAGGAAHLPGMVAAKTTLPVIGVPVQSKALNGLDSLLSIVQMPGGVPVATVAIGKAGATNAGLLAAQILSIHNDEIAIRLENRREAIKKNVLESNGELR, from the coding sequence ATGAACGCAAAAATTGGTGTAATTATGGGTAGTTCTAGTGATTGGGAAACGATGAAGCATAGCTGTGAAATATTAGATGAGTTACATATTCCATATGAGAAACAGGTGGTATCTGCACATCGCACTCCTGATCTTATGTTTGAATATGCGGAACAAGCCCGAGGAAGAGGGATTCAGGTAATTATTGCAGGAGCAGGAGGAGCGGCACATTTACCAGGAATGGTGGCGGCAAAGACGACACTTCCGGTTATAGGTGTACCAGTACAATCCAAGGCATTGAATGGATTAGATTCTTTATTATCAATTGTTCAAATGCCTGGAGGAGTTCCAGTAGCAACGGTGGCAATAGGTAAGGCCGGTGCTACAAATGCAGGTTTACTTGCTGCACAAATTCTTTCCATTCATAATGATGAAATTGCTATTCGGTTAGAAAATAGAAGAGAAGCAATTAAAAAAAATGTCTTAGAAAGTAATGGTGAGCTACGATGA
- a CDS encoding NETI motif-containing protein — MKQETQWFEVQENESIAACMEKMAEQGFQVVGRREEPLFAEVDGKPVPIRQIIQLKGIKEKK; from the coding sequence ATGAAGCAAGAAACACAATGGTTTGAAGTGCAAGAAAATGAAAGCATTGCAGCCTGTATGGAAAAGATGGCAGAGCAGGGCTTTCAAGTGGTTGGTAGGAGAGAAGAGCCTTTGTTTGCAGAGGTGGATGGAAAACCTGTTCCTATCAGGCAAATTATTCAATTAAAAGGTATTAAAGAAAAGAAATAA
- a CDS encoding DUF5698 domain-containing protein, which yields MLENAWIMVLTIFVINIVYVTLSTTRMILTLKGYRYIAALMSIVEVTVYVVGLGLVLDNLDAIQNLVAYALGFGTGIIVGSKLEEKMSLGYIMVNAISVESDVNQLSNILREEGYGVTDWTVNGLAGHRQALQILTPRKYEKKLYDRLKEIDPKIFIIAHEPKTIHGGFWVKTIRKGKLFR from the coding sequence ATGTTAGAAAATGCATGGATTATGGTGTTGACGATTTTTGTCATTAACATTGTATACGTTACGTTATCCACTACTAGGATGATTCTTACACTAAAGGGGTATCGATATATTGCTGCATTGATGAGTATTGTAGAGGTTACTGTTTATGTAGTAGGGCTTGGCCTAGTGTTAGATAACTTGGATGCTATTCAAAATCTTGTTGCCTATGCACTTGGTTTTGGTACGGGAATCATTGTTGGTTCTAAGCTTGAGGAAAAAATGTCTTTAGGATATATTATGGTTAATGCTATTTCTGTAGAAAGTGATGTAAACCAATTATCCAATATTCTCCGAGAGGAAGGGTACGGGGTTACCGATTGGACGGTAAATGGTTTAGCAGGGCATAGACAAGCACTTCAAATATTAACTCCTAGGAAATATGAGAAAAAGCTATATGATCGATTAAAGGAAATTGATCCGAAAATCTTTATTATTGCACATGAGCCCAAAACGATTCATGGCGGGTTCTGGGTTAAAACGATTAGGAAAGGGAAGCTCTTTAGATGA
- a CDS encoding nuclease-related domain-containing protein, with protein MISKRSSINYNYHGLKVLHDRLNNGHPLKGLIHSKFMSVKAGIKGEEVVEGIFNKYTFPFNYYVLFNLNLSSDGNFQIDALVISQHYLLILESKNIIGELSFERNPFCLKRKLGNGQLDIFESPEVQLDRNIKMLQRWLSKRSLNIPIIGAVVLSTMKSEIVKPPISHTIMYPSNIPNFIWEQPRDNAFMTAEQLEELRISLLLDHNDYYPYPMCRTWGIDVNDLIKGVRCTECNWMGMKRIIRNWQCPNCLHQNKEAHVSAIKEWFMLVGDEMTNNDCRNFLQLEMSQTANRLMHGMELKSVGFGKNTKYKMERVMLDKILE; from the coding sequence ATGATTAGCAAAAGAAGTTCAATTAATTATAACTATCATGGATTAAAGGTACTTCATGATCGATTAAACAATGGGCATCCGTTAAAAGGATTAATTCATTCTAAATTTATGTCTGTGAAGGCAGGAATTAAAGGTGAGGAAGTTGTGGAAGGAATATTTAATAAATATACTTTTCCTTTTAATTATTATGTTTTATTCAATTTAAATTTAAGTTCTGATGGAAACTTCCAAATCGATGCTTTAGTTATTTCTCAACATTATTTATTAATATTAGAGTCTAAAAATATTATCGGAGAGTTGAGTTTTGAGAGAAATCCATTTTGCCTAAAAAGAAAGTTGGGAAATGGTCAGCTTGATATTTTTGAAAGCCCAGAAGTTCAGTTAGATAGAAATATAAAAATGCTACAAAGATGGCTAAGTAAAAGGTCATTAAATATTCCAATAATAGGAGCGGTTGTTTTAAGTACTATGAAGTCAGAAATAGTAAAGCCACCAATTAGCCACACTATTATGTATCCTAGTAACATTCCAAACTTTATTTGGGAACAACCTAGAGATAATGCTTTTATGACTGCTGAACAATTAGAGGAGTTAAGGATAAGTCTTCTTTTAGACCACAATGATTATTATCCCTATCCCATGTGTCGTACATGGGGGATAGATGTTAACGATTTAATTAAAGGAGTGAGGTGCACAGAGTGTAACTGGATGGGGATGAAACGTATCATACGTAACTGGCAATGTCCAAACTGTCTTCATCAAAACAAGGAGGCTCATGTTAGTGCAATTAAGGAGTGGTTTATGTTAGTGGGTGATGAGATGACTAATAATGATTGTCGAAATTTTTTGCAGTTAGAGATGAGTCAGACTGCAAATAGATTAATGCATGGTATGGAGTTAAAGAGTGTTGGATTTGGCAAAAATACTAAATACAAAATGGAGAGGGTAATGTTAGACAAGATCTTAGAATGA
- a CDS encoding GNAT family N-acetyltransferase — protein sequence MHIRKAVPSDAKGIAKVHVESWKTTYINIVPEDFLNNLSFEKRADYWFSAIPNGGVYVAEAENNQIVGFVSGGKERSGNYSNYNGEIYAIYILKEYQGIGIGKLLIEPMVKELTNQGVFTMLVLVLEDNPSKYFYEKLGAKKIDRIIVEIGGTKLNELVYGWEDIMPLAGI from the coding sequence ATACATATAAGAAAAGCAGTACCCTCAGATGCAAAAGGAATTGCCAAAGTTCATGTGGAAAGCTGGAAGACTACTTATATCAATATTGTACCGGAGGACTTTTTAAATAACCTGTCTTTTGAAAAGAGAGCGGATTACTGGTTTTCTGCTATTCCGAACGGGGGAGTTTATGTAGCTGAAGCTGAAAACAATCAAATCGTGGGCTTTGTTTCTGGCGGGAAGGAACGGAGCGGGAACTATTCTAATTATAATGGGGAAATTTATGCGATCTACATTTTAAAAGAATATCAGGGAATAGGTATCGGTAAGTTATTAATCGAACCTATGGTAAAAGAGTTAACGAACCAGGGGGTCTTTACTATGTTAGTGCTAGTTCTAGAAGACAACCCTTCAAAATACTTTTATGAAAAGCTTGGTGCAAAGAAGATAGATAGGATAATAGTAGAAATCGGTGGAACAAAGCTTAATGAGCTAGTATACGGGTGGGAAGATATTATGCCCTTAGCGGGTATATAG
- a CDS encoding NCS2 family permease, translated as MKKYFRFEELGTNYRREIIGGLTTFLAMAYILVVNPMTLSLETIEGLPEFMYMDKGSVFTATAIAAAIGSILMGVLARYPIALAPGMGLNAFFAYTVVLEFEIPWQIALTGVLFSGLIFICLSLSGIRETIINAIPSELKYAVGAGIGLFITFVGLQNSKIIVSNPNTVAGLGDLTDPNILLTIFGLVITVIMMVKGVKGGIFYGMLITAIVGMVLSLVPIPDAVVGSVPSMAPTFGAAFDVFFEDPAALLTAQFLIVVLTFLFVDFFDTAGTLISVANQAGLMKGEKLPRAGKALLADSIATVAGAVSGTSTTTSYVESTAGVAAGARTGFASVVTGVLFLLSLFFFPLLDVITSYVTAPALIIVGVLMVSSIGQIDWKRFEIAVPAFFVIIAMPLTYSIATGIAIGFIFYPITMIVAGRIKEIHPIMYGMWVVFVGYFIFL; from the coding sequence ATGAAAAAGTATTTTCGTTTTGAGGAATTAGGAACAAACTATCGCCGTGAGATTATAGGTGGTTTGACAACATTTTTGGCAATGGCTTATATCTTAGTGGTTAACCCGATGACTTTATCTCTTGAAACAATCGAAGGGTTACCAGAGTTTATGTACATGGATAAAGGATCTGTGTTTACTGCAACAGCTATTGCTGCAGCAATCGGATCTATATTAATGGGTGTGCTGGCTAGATACCCAATCGCACTTGCACCAGGTATGGGATTAAATGCATTCTTTGCTTACACAGTTGTACTTGAGTTCGAAATTCCATGGCAAATCGCTTTAACAGGCGTCCTGTTCTCTGGTCTCATCTTTATCTGCTTATCTCTCTCGGGAATAAGAGAAACGATTATTAATGCTATACCATCTGAGTTGAAATACGCAGTAGGAGCAGGTATCGGTTTATTTATCACATTTGTCGGCCTACAAAACTCTAAGATTATCGTTTCCAATCCAAATACAGTAGCTGGCTTAGGTGATTTAACAGACCCTAACATTCTATTGACAATCTTTGGACTTGTAATTACTGTAATTATGATGGTTAAAGGAGTTAAAGGCGGTATTTTCTACGGTATGTTAATTACTGCAATCGTAGGGATGGTTTTAAGCTTAGTACCAATCCCTGATGCTGTAGTAGGCAGTGTTCCTTCAATGGCTCCAACTTTCGGTGCTGCATTTGACGTATTTTTTGAAGACCCAGCCGCACTACTGACAGCTCAATTTTTAATTGTTGTGTTAACATTCTTGTTCGTAGATTTCTTTGATACTGCAGGTACTTTAATCTCGGTAGCAAATCAGGCGGGATTAATGAAGGGTGAAAAATTACCTCGTGCTGGTAAAGCATTATTAGCGGATTCTATTGCTACAGTAGCGGGAGCTGTTTCCGGAACATCCACTACTACTTCTTATGTAGAGTCAACAGCTGGTGTAGCTGCGGGAGCAAGAACTGGGTTCGCCTCAGTCGTAACAGGGGTTCTGTTCTTACTTTCTTTATTCTTTTTCCCACTGTTAGATGTCATTACTTCTTATGTAACAGCACCAGCATTAATTATTGTTGGGGTACTAATGGTTTCTTCTATTGGTCAAATAGACTGGAAACGTTTTGAGATTGCAGTACCAGCCTTCTTTGTAATTATAGCAATGCCGTTAACCTATTCTATAGCAACTGGTATCGCTATTGGATTTATCTTCTATCCAATTACTATGATCGTTGCAGGTCGCATAAAAGAAATTCATCCAATCATGTATGGCATGTGGGTAGTATTTGTAGGCTATTTCATATTCTTATAG
- the guaA gene encoding glutamine-hydrolyzing GMP synthase gives MSSTPLLKEQEKIVVLDFGSQYNQLITRRIREFGVYSELHPHTVTAEDIKKMNATGIIFSGGPNSVYDTNAFHIDEAIYDLNIPILGICYGMQLMAYQFGGKVEKAFSREYGRAEIDIKNPTALFGDLPSKHVVWMSHGDHVTAAPEGFDVIATSPSCDVAAMANVEKGLYAVQFHPEVRHSIYGLELLRQFVFDVCKAKGDWSMESFIEMEIEKIRETVGDKKVLCALSGGVDSSVVAVLIHKAIGDQLTCMFVDHNLLRKDEAEGVMKTFSEGFNMNVIKIDARERFMNKLAGVSDPEKKRKIIGNEFIYVFDDEASKLEGMDFLAQGTLYTDIIESGTATAQTIKSHHNVGGLPEDMQFKLIEPLKTLFKDEVRALGSELGLADEIVWRQPFPGPGLAIRVLGEVTEEKLAIVRESDAILREEIAKAGLDRDIWQYFTVLPDIRSVGVMGDARTYDYAIGIRAVTSIDGMTSDWARIPWDVLEKVSVRLVNEVPHINRVLYDITSKPPATIEWE, from the coding sequence ATGTCTTCAACTCCATTGTTGAAAGAACAAGAAAAAATTGTCGTTCTAGATTTCGGCAGTCAGTACAATCAGTTAATCACTCGTCGGATTCGTGAGTTTGGAGTGTATAGTGAATTACATCCCCATACTGTAACTGCCGAGGATATTAAAAAAATGAACGCCACTGGTATCATTTTTTCAGGTGGACCTAACTCTGTATATGATACGAATGCTTTTCATATCGATGAGGCAATCTATGATTTGAATATACCTATTCTAGGAATTTGCTATGGTATGCAGTTAATGGCTTATCAATTTGGCGGAAAAGTAGAAAAGGCTTTTTCAAGAGAATACGGTAGAGCAGAGATCGACATTAAGAATCCGACAGCTTTATTTGGCGACCTTCCTTCTAAGCATGTAGTTTGGATGAGTCACGGAGATCATGTAACTGCTGCACCAGAAGGCTTTGATGTGATTGCGACAAGCCCATCTTGTGATGTTGCTGCAATGGCAAATGTTGAAAAAGGCTTATATGCGGTACAATTCCACCCAGAAGTACGTCACTCTATATACGGTCTAGAGCTACTTCGCCAATTCGTATTTGACGTTTGTAAGGCAAAAGGCGATTGGTCAATGGAAAGTTTCATTGAAATGGAAATCGAAAAAATTCGTGAAACAGTTGGGGACAAGAAAGTCCTATGTGCGCTAAGTGGAGGAGTAGATTCCTCAGTAGTTGCAGTCCTTATCCATAAAGCAATTGGTGACCAGCTTACTTGTATGTTCGTAGACCATAATCTACTTCGTAAGGATGAAGCGGAAGGTGTAATGAAAACCTTCTCTGAGGGCTTCAATATGAACGTTATAAAAATTGATGCGCGTGAGCGTTTTATGAATAAATTAGCTGGAGTTTCTGATCCAGAGAAAAAACGTAAAATTATTGGTAATGAATTTATTTATGTGTTCGATGATGAAGCGTCTAAATTAGAAGGTATGGATTTCCTTGCGCAAGGAACACTGTACACAGATATCATTGAAAGTGGAACAGCTACTGCTCAAACAATCAAATCTCATCATAACGTTGGTGGACTTCCAGAGGACATGCAGTTCAAATTAATTGAGCCTTTGAAAACTTTATTCAAAGATGAGGTTCGTGCATTAGGCTCAGAGCTAGGCTTAGCTGATGAAATCGTATGGCGCCAACCATTCCCTGGTCCTGGACTAGCTATCCGAGTTCTAGGAGAAGTAACAGAAGAAAAACTAGCAATCGTACGTGAATCGGATGCAATCCTACGCGAAGAAATAGCTAAGGCAGGCTTAGACCGCGATATCTGGCAATACTTCACTGTACTTCCTGATATCCGCAGCGTTGGTGTAATGGGTGACGCAAGAACTTACGATTACGCAATCGGTATCCGTGCAGTTACCTCTATCGACGGTATGACATCTGACTGGGCACGTATCCCATGGGACGTTCTAGAAAAGGTATCTGTTCGATTAGTAAATGAAGTACCACACATCAACCGAGTGCTGTATGACATTACGAGTAAACCACCAGCAACGATTGAGTGGGAATAG
- a CDS encoding transglutaminase family protein — MKDNYLQGIISFLIYTFTCFLIVEWLKPVMELTNTDHLSLFVIYLSVSFFFYFIKLNWKFTIPIKLVFISWTIVHIYTDYSFLSRDALNYLSEALQHNFASIFSQEWGAITDPFRTFLFFALLWMTTYLLNYWITIRKTILLFFILTVLFITILDTFSPYNAKNSIVITLISGFIIMGLLYIQKLIKENQVSIRGTFVTASITSLIVLVMISGITAYAMPKAGPIWPDPVPFFTTSTLEVDEREGNGASVNGVKRVGYGENDEQLGGAFQSDDTPVFWAKTDTPQYWKVETKDTYTSKGWIQSEEETPLLSFGSGELFETDFPPGAEEYTEEANIMLAQEFPLILQPYGMKSIQTNEEALFTSNPLTQKISVLNSSNSVLWDYNVTFSEPSYSLKAMRETSVEDLSLVPAELQRYLQLPDTLPERVKELAVSITEDRISLYDKALNIERYFRGNNFSYNQTMAAVPRGDTDYVDQFLFETKVGYCDNFSTSMVVLLRSLDIPARWVKGFAPGERANVEGLGSVYEVTNNNAHSWVEAYFPNVGWITFEPTIGFSSSANVIYDIESQTDEPQTPEQQEEKQEEQATTGKKDDDVSFSLTTFLQDTLEWMTERKAAIIWGLIILGIISLFAYSRRGKWLPKVLIPVGRMRKNDWNSFEKMYHQLLQQLSLHGMRREQGQTLLDFAKKVDKDIGTNHMTDLTKVYQQGFYGNNKTELNYASIRESWEYLINRISG; from the coding sequence ATGAAAGATAACTACCTGCAAGGAATCATTTCCTTCCTAATTTATACGTTCACCTGTTTTTTAATAGTAGAATGGTTGAAGCCGGTTATGGAATTGACTAATACCGACCATTTGTCATTGTTTGTCATATATCTGTCTGTATCCTTCTTTTTTTACTTTATAAAGCTTAACTGGAAGTTTACGATACCGATCAAGCTAGTGTTTATCAGCTGGACTATTGTTCATATCTACACGGATTATTCTTTTTTATCTAGAGACGCATTGAATTATTTAAGTGAAGCACTTCAACACAACTTTGCCTCTATTTTTAGCCAGGAATGGGGAGCGATAACGGATCCGTTTCGGACCTTTTTGTTTTTTGCTCTACTTTGGATGACTACCTATTTACTAAACTATTGGATCACCATTAGAAAGACAATTTTATTGTTTTTCATACTGACCGTTTTATTTATCACTATTTTGGATACATTCAGTCCTTACAATGCTAAGAATTCTATAGTCATTACATTAATTTCTGGGTTTATCATTATGGGATTACTCTATATCCAAAAATTAATAAAAGAAAATCAAGTCTCTATTAGAGGAACCTTTGTCACAGCTTCTATTACTAGTTTAATCGTATTAGTTATGATCAGTGGTATAACGGCATATGCAATGCCAAAAGCAGGTCCGATATGGCCCGATCCCGTCCCTTTTTTCACTACCTCTACACTTGAAGTAGATGAGCGTGAAGGGAATGGAGCTAGTGTAAATGGTGTGAAGAGGGTTGGCTACGGAGAAAACGATGAGCAATTAGGAGGAGCCTTTCAAAGTGATGATACGCCTGTTTTTTGGGCAAAGACTGATACCCCGCAATACTGGAAGGTTGAAACCAAAGATACTTATACCTCTAAAGGTTGGATACAATCCGAGGAAGAGACACCTTTACTAAGCTTTGGGAGTGGAGAACTATTTGAAACGGATTTCCCACCAGGAGCAGAAGAATATACGGAGGAAGCTAATATAATGTTGGCGCAAGAGTTTCCATTAATTCTTCAGCCTTATGGTATGAAAAGCATACAAACGAATGAAGAAGCTTTGTTTACAAGTAATCCACTAACCCAAAAAATTTCTGTTCTTAATAGCAGTAATTCTGTTCTATGGGATTACAATGTGACATTTAGTGAGCCTAGTTATAGTCTTAAAGCGATGCGGGAAACCTCTGTAGAAGATTTAAGTTTGGTGCCTGCTGAATTGCAGCGATATTTACAGCTGCCTGACACACTACCTGAGAGAGTAAAAGAGCTTGCCGTCAGCATTACGGAAGATCGGATAAGTCTCTATGATAAGGCGCTTAATATTGAACGCTATTTCAGAGGGAATAACTTTAGCTACAATCAAACGATGGCTGCGGTTCCAAGGGGCGACACAGACTATGTAGATCAGTTTTTATTTGAAACGAAGGTAGGCTACTGTGATAACTTTTCAACTTCAATGGTCGTCCTTCTACGCTCCCTTGATATCCCTGCACGATGGGTTAAAGGGTTTGCTCCTGGAGAACGAGCGAATGTAGAAGGTCTTGGAAGTGTTTATGAGGTTACGAATAATAATGCACACTCGTGGGTAGAGGCTTATTTTCCAAACGTAGGGTGGATAACATTTGAGCCGACAATTGGCTTTTCCTCAAGTGCCAATGTTATATACGATATAGAGTCACAGACTGATGAACCTCAGACTCCAGAACAGCAGGAGGAGAAACAAGAGGAGCAAGCTACAACAGGAAAAAAAGATGATGATGTTTCCTTTAGCTTAACGACCTTCCTTCAAGATACTTTAGAATGGATGACGGAAAGAAAGGCAGCTATCATTTGGGGTCTTATAATTCTTGGAATCATAAGCCTGTTTGCTTATAGCCGTCGCGGAAAGTGGTTACCTAAGGTATTAATACCAGTAGGTAGAATGCGTAAAAATGATTGGAACTCTTTCGAGAAAATGTACCATCAGCTTCTACAGCAGCTAAGTCTCCATGGGATGCGAAGAGAGCAAGGACAAACCTTATTGGACTTTGCTAAAAAAGTGGACAAGGATATCGGTACCAACCATATGACTGATCTAACCAAGGTGTATCAACAGGGCTTTTATGGGAACAATAAAACGGAACTTAATTATGCGTCGATTAGAGAAAGTTGGGAATATTTAATCAATCGTATAAGCGGTTGA
- a CDS encoding DUF58 domain-containing protein, with product MPRGEHVLEGTTIEVSDLFGWMKKSIFISNPKTLLVFPNLTDMIYIPMETRYDQGAAASRIQVMKDTTMATGVRSYQPGDRVSWIHWKSFARTQTLKTKEFEDRQSQDLFILIDRTLTPMFEDVVDLSASIMQAIVRHQASSAFLSLGEDRFFLPNVENETQLHQVLYHLTKVQPDLNKPIDQVISQEPALAQATSLLYITSELTHEWIDGINRNAGNLRLCRCFVVKNKNEKPNKNENALYQYAKSRGVDAHNITKDRFAQAFMEVNRS from the coding sequence ATGCCACGCGGTGAGCATGTATTAGAGGGGACTACAATTGAAGTGAGCGATCTGTTTGGATGGATGAAAAAAAGTATTTTTATTTCGAATCCAAAAACCTTACTAGTCTTTCCGAATCTAACCGATATGATTTATATTCCAATGGAAACTAGGTATGATCAGGGAGCAGCTGCATCAAGAATTCAAGTGATGAAGGATACGACTATGGCGACAGGGGTACGTTCCTATCAGCCTGGTGATCGAGTTTCTTGGATACATTGGAAGTCATTTGCCCGTACCCAAACTCTTAAAACTAAGGAATTTGAAGATCGTCAATCTCAGGATTTGTTCATCTTAATCGATCGAACGTTGACTCCTATGTTTGAGGACGTCGTAGATTTATCTGCCTCTATTATGCAGGCCATTGTTCGCCATCAAGCCAGCAGTGCATTTTTATCTCTTGGAGAAGATCGTTTCTTCTTGCCAAATGTAGAGAATGAGACCCAGCTACATCAAGTCTTATATCATTTAACAAAAGTGCAACCTGATTTAAACAAGCCTATTGACCAAGTCATATCTCAGGAGCCAGCATTAGCTCAAGCAACTTCGTTATTATATATAACAAGTGAGCTAACACATGAGTGGATTGATGGGATAAACCGTAACGCAGGGAACCTACGTTTATGTAGGTGCTTTGTCGTAAAAAACAAAAACGAGAAACCAAATAAAAATGAGAATGCACTGTACCAATACGCGAAAAGTAGAGGAGTAGACGCTCATAATATTACAAAGGACCGTTTTGCCCAAGCATTTATGGAGGTGAATCGTTCATGA
- a CDS encoding MoxR family ATPase — MNEKLQIEAIISNIEKVMIGKKDIAELAVVSLLADGHVLLEDVPGVGKTMMVRALAKSIGADFKRIQFTPDLLPSDVLGVSIYNPKEMEFEFRPGPILGNIVLADEINRTSPKTQSALLEGMEEASVTIDGITMPLPKPFFVMATQNPIEHEGTYPLPEAQLDRFLLRLKMGYPNQHEEIEVLNRLEHASPIDSLQPVVSLEELIHLQKQVKNVSVDLTMKGYIVDLANRTRVDTYVYLGVSPRASIALMRASQAYALLQGRDYVIPDDIQYLLPFVFGHRVILRPEARYDGISSEEVLSRIVKRTPVPIKRKVHG; from the coding sequence ATGAATGAAAAATTACAGATAGAAGCAATTATTTCTAATATAGAAAAAGTAATGATAGGGAAGAAAGACATTGCAGAATTAGCAGTTGTATCTCTTTTGGCAGATGGACATGTTTTGCTCGAGGATGTTCCTGGAGTGGGAAAAACCATGATGGTTCGTGCGCTCGCTAAATCTATCGGGGCCGATTTTAAAAGAATTCAATTTACTCCTGACTTATTACCATCCGACGTATTAGGAGTCTCCATATATAACCCCAAAGAAATGGAATTTGAGTTTCGACCAGGACCTATTCTTGGGAACATTGTGTTAGCAGACGAGATCAACCGTACATCCCCGAAAACACAATCAGCATTACTAGAAGGAATGGAAGAAGCTTCCGTTACAATTGACGGCATTACGATGCCACTTCCAAAGCCATTTTTTGTTATGGCTACCCAAAATCCAATTGAGCATGAGGGTACATACCCTTTACCTGAGGCTCAGTTAGACAGATTTTTGTTGAGATTAAAAATGGGCTACCCTAATCAACATGAAGAGATTGAAGTATTAAATAGATTAGAGCATGCATCTCCTATTGATAGCCTCCAGCCAGTAGTTTCTCTTGAAGAGCTTATTCACCTCCAGAAACAAGTAAAAAATGTTAGCGTAGATTTGACAATGAAGGGATATATTGTGGATTTAGCTAATAGAACACGAGTAGATACTTATGTTTATCTTGGAGTGAGCCCTCGAGCATCCATTGCGTTGATGCGTGCCTCTCAGGCCTATGCCTTACTACAGGGAAGAGATTACGTGATTCCAGATGATATTCAATATTTATTGCCATTTGTTTTTGGGCACCGTGTTATTCTTCGTCCTGAGGCAAGGTATGATGGTATTTCTTCTGAGGAAGTACTTTCCCGTATTGTTAAACGAACTCCTGTCCCTATCAAGAGGAAGGTACACGGATGA
- the nadE gene encoding ammonia-dependent NAD(+) synthetase, whose protein sequence is MSDKQREIIEALKVKPEIDPKEEARISIDFMKDYLKKHPFLKSMVLGISGGQDSTLVGKLAQMAVNELNDEMGAGTYSFIAVSLPYGVQFDESDRQDALNFIQPSKRVTINIKEAVDASDRALKEAGITLSDFAKGNEKARERMKAQYSIAATYNGVVLGTDHAAEAVTGFYTKYGDGGVDLTPIFRLNKRQGKQLLKHLGAPQHLYTKVPTADLEENRPALPDEVALGVSYDDIDDYLEGKNVSPEIEEKIVGFYDRSEHKRQLPITIFDDFWK, encoded by the coding sequence ATGTCTGACAAACAAAGAGAAATTATCGAAGCCTTAAAAGTAAAGCCGGAGATTGATCCAAAAGAGGAAGCTCGTATAAGTATCGATTTTATGAAAGACTATTTAAAGAAGCATCCATTTTTAAAAAGTATGGTTTTAGGTATTTCAGGTGGCCAAGACTCCACTTTAGTGGGCAAGCTTGCCCAAATGGCAGTGAATGAGTTGAATGACGAAATGGGAGCAGGCACGTATTCATTTATCGCGGTTAGTTTGCCATACGGGGTGCAATTTGATGAATCTGATCGTCAGGATGCACTGAACTTTATTCAGCCAAGCAAACGTGTAACCATTAATATTAAAGAAGCCGTAGACGCAAGTGACCGTGCGTTGAAGGAAGCAGGCATAACCCTTAGTGATTTTGCAAAAGGAAATGAAAAAGCGAGAGAACGTATGAAGGCTCAGTATTCTATAGCAGCAACATATAACGGTGTAGTACTAGGTACAGATCATGCGGCCGAAGCGGTCACTGGCTTTTATACTAAATATGGTGATGGTGGAGTAGACTTAACCCCAATCTTCCGTCTCAATAAAAGACAAGGGAAGCAATTGCTAAAGCATCTCGGTGCACCACAGCATCTCTACACTAAAGTTCCGACAGCCGACCTAGAGGAAAATCGTCCAGCTCTACCGGATGAGGTTGCACTTGGAGTGAGCTACGATGATATTGATGATTACCTAGAAGGTAAGAATGTATCTCCAGAAATAGAAGAGAAAATCGTTGGCTTCTATGATCGTTCTGAACACAAACGACAGCTGCCAATAACCATTTTTGATGACTTTTGGAAATAA